Genomic DNA from Sphingobium sp. V4:
CGGCCCTCATCGGGAGCCGACCCGGAAGCAGCGATCGCGCCAGTGGGCGCACCCTCTGCTGCATTAACCCCTATATCCAGTTCCGCATCCAGCTCCGCATCCGGCCCGGCTATCGGCAGCGGCGGCGCGATCGACGCGGCCCCGCCGGTCAGCGGCAGCGCGGAGATCGCTTCGGGACGGGAGGCAAGCGCCAGAGCCGCATCCGGCTCCGGCTCCGGCGACGGTGTCGCACCATCCGCTGCGGCGAACAGGGCGGGCGACGGGGCTTGCGGGCCTTGCGCGGCAGGCGCGGCATTGACCCCGTCCATCAACGCAGCGAAATCGGGCGCGCCCTCGACGGGCTGCACCCCCGATGCTGAACCAGCCGACAGCGCCGACGGGAAGAGCAAGGCCTTGAGACTGGTCAGCATGGTCATGGTCAGGCGTCCCCCGTCCGCTGCATCCGGCGATAGCGCGGGAGGGCAGCCAGCTTGTTCTCGCGCCATTCCTCCAGGTCCGCGCGGGCGCGATCCTTCAGGCGGCTGGCGATTTCCTTTTCGCGATTGGCGGCGACGGTCAGGCCTTCCTTGGCCTCGACATTGCGCCGCGCATCGTAGAGCGCGCCGTCGAGCTGGCGGCTGGCCTGCTCCAGACGGGTCGCCAGTTCCTGCATCGCCGCAAAGGATGCGCCGGTCGCTATCCCCTCCCCTCCGAACAATTCGCCGCGCACCTTGCGCAGCCGTTCGAGATTATGGGCGATGCCGTTCGCTTCGTCGCGCGCGCGCGCGGTGTCCGCGACGGCCATGGAATGTTGGACCGCGCGCACGCGCAGCACGCGCTGGCGGCGATTGACCAGCCCCTTCATGCACTGAAGCCCGCAATGAGCGCGGCGGCGCTGGTGTCGAGATCGATGCGGCTCTTCTGATCCTGACGGATGAAGTCGAGGATTTCCTGACGGCGGCGGACAGCCTCGTCGATCACGGGATCGTTGCCGGGGCGGTAGGCGCCCATCAGGATGAGGTCGCGATTTTCCTCATAGGCGGCCCAGAGGCGGCGATAGCCGGCGGCGGCCACGCGATGTTCGTCGGGCACGACGTCGGCCATCACGCGCGACAGCGACTTGCCGATGTCGATGGCGGGGAAGATCGCCTGTTCGGACAGATGGCGCGACAGCACGAAATGGCCGTCCACGATGGCGCGGGCGGCGTCGACGATCGGATCGTCGGTGTCGTCGCCATCGGCCAGCACGGTGTAGAGCGCGGTGATCGAACCGCCGCTGCGGCTGTCCACGCCTGCCCGTTCGACCAGGCGCGGGATCAGCGCGAGGGCGGAGGGCGGATAGCCCTTCATGGCGGGCGGTTCGCCAAGCGCCAGCCCGATTTCGCGCTGGGCATGGGCGCAGCGGGTCAGGCTGTCGATCAGCAGCAGCACCTTCTTGCCCCGCGCGCGGAAATATTCGGCGATGGCGGTGGCGCGCGCGGCGGCGCGCAGGCGCAGCACCGGGGGATGATCGGCGGGGACGGCGACGACGACGCTTTTGTTCATCGTGTGCTTGAGCTTGGTTTCGAGGAAATCGCTGACCTCGCGGCCACGCTCGCCGATCAGGCCGACGACGACGACATCGGCTTCGGCGCCGGCGATCATCTGGCCCATCAGCACCGACTTGCCGACGCCCGACCCGGCAATGATGGCGATGCGCTGGCCGCGCCCGGCGGTCAGCAGCGCGTTGACGGCCCGCACGCCAAGGTCGAACGGCTCGGTCACGCGCCCGCGATCCAGCACATTGCCCTTCACGCCGTTGAGCGGCCAGGTGCCGCCGGCGATGATCGGTCCCTTGCGGTCGAGCGGCTGGCCCATGGCGTCGATGACGCGGCCGATCAGCCCGTCGCCCACCTGCACCATGTTCGCCTGGCTGTCCGGCTCGACGCGGATGCCGTTTTCCAGCGGCGCGTCGGCATCGAGCGGCACCAGCAATGTGCGGTCGCCGCGAAAGCCAACCACTTCGGCGCGACAGACCGACCCGTCGCTCGCCAGCACGCGCGCGCCGGACCCGATCGGCCGGCGGAAGCCGCTGACCTCCAGCATCCCGGCATCATGGCTGACCAGCCGGCCGACATGACGGGGCGCGCGATTCTGGACCTGAAGATGGTCGAACAGGGTTTCGGCCTGGGCGAGCGCGGCGCGGATCATGCCTTCCCCTCCATGTCGTCCATCAGCGCGCGCAGGCGCGACAGGCGCACGTCCGGGCCGTCCTCGACCCAACCGTCGGCGGTTTCGAGGCGGACACAACCACGATGCATGGTCTTGTCCGCGACCATCGGCACGCCGATCGCCTCGTCCCTAAGCAGTTCTGCGTCGTCGGGATGAACGTGCAGCGCGCTGCGGTCCTGATTGCTTTCGATGAAGGCGGCGACCGTGTCGCAGCGCTGGACCAGACGCTCCATGTCGATCTCGACCTCGCCGACGATCTGTTCGACCAGACGGACGACGGTGGCGGAGAGCATGGTCGAGAGCATCCCGCTCGGCGCGGGCGCCAGCAGTTCCAGCGCCTCTGCCAGCCGGGTCCGGGCGTCTGCGTCGGCGGCCTGGGCCTCGCCGGTCACGCGGCACCCCTCGTCGAAGCCAAGGGTGAAAGCCTCCATTCGGGCTTCCTCGATCAGGTCGACCTCGGGAACGTCCGGGACCGCGCGCATCGCGGCGGTCTGCTGTCCGGGCGGCGCGGTGTAGAGGCTGCGAAAGCCACCTTCGGCCGGGCGAAAACCCGCGACCGCGACCGGCGCGACATCCTGCACGGCTTCCGCGCCCCATATCCTAGACAAAGTCGTTACCCTTTCCGCCCAGCATGATGGTGCCCGCATCGGCCATGCGGCGGGCGGTGGCGATGATGAGCTTCTGCGCGTCGATCACCTCGGCAAGGCGGATCGGGCCGCGTTCCTCGATCTCGTCGGCGATCGCCTGCGCGGCGCGGGCAGACATGCAGCTGAAGATCTTGGCCTTGAGCATGTCATTCGCGCCCTTCAGCGCGACCACCAGCACTGTGCTGTCGATCGTCCGCATCAGCGTGCCCAGATTCTTGTCATCCATGTCGATCAGGTTATCGAAGACGAACATCTCCTCCTCGATGGTCTGGGCGATCATCTTGTCGCGCTTGGCGACGGCCTTCATGATCCGCTGCTCATTATCCTTGCGGACATTGTTCATGATCGCGGCCGCCTCGACCGTGCCGCCGCGCTGCGACGCCGCGCCCTGCTTGCTGGCCGGGCCGCGCAGCAGCAATTGCTCCAGATCCTCCAGCGCCTCGTTCGACACGGGGCCGAGCGTGGCGATGCGATAGACGATCTCTTCCTGATATTCGGCCGGCAGCAGTTGCAGCACGTCGGCGGCGACGGGCGCCTCCAGATGGGCGAGCACGATCGCCATGATCTGCGGATGCTCCGCCTCGATCAGGGCGGCGATTTCCTTCGCGTCCATCCATTTGAGCATTTCCAGCTGGGTGGAGCGGGTCGGCGGTGTGATGCGCGCCAGGATGGTTTCGGCGCGCTCCTCGCCCAGCGCCTTGGTCATCGCGCCGCGGATATGCCGGGTCGCGCCATAGCCGATGGTGGTGCGCTTCTTCGCCTTGGTGACGAAATGGTCGAGCGCCTCGTTCACCTCCTCGGGATCGACATCCTGGACGTCATACATGGCGTAGCCGAGCTGGCGGACTTCGTCCGGCTCCAGGCGCGAGAGGATCTGCGCGGCTTCATCCTCGTTGAACAGCATCAGCAGGACGGCGGCGGCGGCGCTGCCTTTCAGCGCCTCGGGACGGCCGGGGACGATCTCAGGCATTTTCCTTCTTCCCCTCCTTGAGCAGGTCGCGGACGACCAGCGCGGCGCGATCGGGGTCCTGCTTCACGAAATTGCGAATGAGGTCGGCGCGCTGGGCGTAGTCGTAGGTGGACGAGATCATGTCGAGCGTTACCTTCGGTTCGGCGCCGTCAGGGCTGGCGGCGGCGGCCTGCTTGGTCAGTTCGCTGGAAATCTCGCGGCCGATGCGCTGGCCGGTTTCGGCGGTGTCGACGGCTGCCGCTTCCTGGGCGACGGCGCGGCGCTTGAGCAACGGACGACCGATGCCGAAGATCAGCAGCAGCGCGACCAGCAGGGCGGAAACGTTGCGCACCAGCGGCGACATCCAGTCCGCCTCATACCAGGGGGCTACGGGCGCCTCTTCCTTGAGGAAGCTGCGCGAGGACAGCGCAACCACGTCGCCGCGCGCCTGGTCGAAGCCGACCGCGCCCTTCACCAGCGCTTCGAGCGCCGCGATTTCCTGCGGCGTGCGCGCCTTGCCATCGGGGGCGGTATCGAGCGCCACGGCGACCGACAGGCGCTTGACCGTGCCGACGGCGTCCTTGGTGACGGACACTTCGCGGCCCAGCTCGAAATTGCGGTTGAACGTCTCTTCGGTCTTCATCAGCGGGTTGGGCGGCGTGCCGGGCTGCTGCTCGGCCGTCTGCCCCTGCGCCACCGCCTGCCCGTTGGGATTGGTCTGGGTGACGGTCGGATTGACCGGCGCCTGATTGCTGAGCGCGCCGGGAATGCCGCTCGCCTCGCCGGTACCCTGACCGCGCGGGTCTGACGCCCAGGTGCCCTGTTCGCTGCGCAGCCGCGCCTCATCCTGCGGATAGGTTTCGCGGGTCGCCTGACGCTCGGCGAAATTCAGTTCGGCATGGACCTCGGTCGAGAAATTGCCGGTTCCCAGGATCGGCGTCAGCAACGCGGTCACCGACTGGCGATAGCGATCCTCGATCCGGGTCTGGATCGCGATCTGGCGGTCATCGGCGGAGTCGCCGTCATTGTTGCTGAGCAGGCGACCATTCTGGTCGACCAGGGAAATATCG
This window encodes:
- a CDS encoding FliI/YscN family ATPase, which gives rise to MIRAALAQAETLFDHLQVQNRAPRHVGRLVSHDAGMLEVSGFRRPIGSGARVLASDGSVCRAEVVGFRGDRTLLVPLDADAPLENGIRVEPDSQANMVQVGDGLIGRVIDAMGQPLDRKGPIIAGGTWPLNGVKGNVLDRGRVTEPFDLGVRAVNALLTAGRGQRIAIIAGSGVGKSVLMGQMIAGAEADVVVVGLIGERGREVSDFLETKLKHTMNKSVVVAVPADHPPVLRLRAAARATAIAEYFRARGKKVLLLIDSLTRCAHAQREIGLALGEPPAMKGYPPSALALIPRLVERAGVDSRSGGSITALYTVLADGDDTDDPIVDAARAIVDGHFVLSRHLSEQAIFPAIDIGKSLSRVMADVVPDEHRVAAAGYRRLWAAYEENRDLILMGAYRPGNDPVIDEAVRRRQEILDFIRQDQKSRIDLDTSAAALIAGFSA
- a CDS encoding FliH/SctL family protein, coding for MQDVAPVAVAGFRPAEGGFRSLYTAPPGQQTAAMRAVPDVPEVDLIEEARMEAFTLGFDEGCRVTGEAQAADADARTRLAEALELLAPAPSGMLSTMLSATVVRLVEQIVGEVEIDMERLVQRCDTVAAFIESNQDRSALHVHPDDAELLRDEAIGVPMVADKTMHRGCVRLETADGWVEDGPDVRLSRLRALMDDMEGKA
- the fliG gene encoding flagellar motor switch protein FliG is translated as MPEIVPGRPEALKGSAAAAVLLMLFNEDEAAQILSRLEPDEVRQLGYAMYDVQDVDPEEVNEALDHFVTKAKKRTTIGYGATRHIRGAMTKALGEERAETILARITPPTRSTQLEMLKWMDAKEIAALIEAEHPQIMAIVLAHLEAPVAADVLQLLPAEYQEEIVYRIATLGPVSNEALEDLEQLLLRGPASKQGAASQRGGTVEAAAIMNNVRKDNEQRIMKAVAKRDKMIAQTIEEEMFVFDNLIDMDDKNLGTLMRTIDSTVLVVALKGANDMLKAKIFSCMSARAAQAIADEIEERGPIRLAEVIDAQKLIIATARRMADAGTIMLGGKGNDFV
- the fliF gene encoding flagellar basal-body MS-ring/collar protein FliF; translation: MSENALSTTVGAAAPALPAGSSFGGARGMDALKARVTGFMKQPAVAKSLPLLGLLGTVAVAGLAWMALREPPQRDLFRGLPDADKSAVAQVLDQNGVPYGFDNSGAMTVAEDDYFKAKMMLAAQGLPKSAPDGNSMIDSLPMGASRAVEGEKLRSAREMDLARTIEAIDSVESAKVHLAVEAPSVFLRDRSKPSASVMLRLANGRTLTDQQVSAIVHLVASSIPELSPDDISLVDQNGRLLSNNDGDSADDRQIAIQTRIEDRYRQSVTALLTPILGTGNFSTEVHAELNFAERQATRETYPQDEARLRSEQGTWASDPRGQGTGEASGIPGALSNQAPVNPTVTQTNPNGQAVAQGQTAEQQPGTPPNPLMKTEETFNRNFELGREVSVTKDAVGTVKRLSVAVALDTAPDGKARTPQEIAALEALVKGAVGFDQARGDVVALSSRSFLKEEAPVAPWYEADWMSPLVRNVSALLVALLLIFGIGRPLLKRRAVAQEAAAVDTAETGQRIGREISSELTKQAAAASPDGAEPKVTLDMISSTYDYAQRADLIRNFVKQDPDRAALVVRDLLKEGKKENA